The bacterium DNA segment ATCTCAATTCCAATGCTTCGTTTATCCACAGCACCACCACTCCCTTTAAGTCCCAGATGGAATGCCCAGTATTTAGGGGCAAAAACTTCATAGACGACACCATCTCTTTCTACAACATAAGCAGTAGCAATTCGACCACGGTCGCTCCTCCAGTAATTGATGGTGCTCAATGCTGTTCCCCCAACTGTGTGATGCAAAACAATTAAATCTTTTGCTATTTCGTTGGCACAATAATCCTTAGATTCAAGAAGAACTGTCCGGTTAATATTTAGTTTGTAGTCTGGTGAAGGAGCAAATAGTATCTTCCAGGTTGTTGGTCCAACAATACCATCAATAGTAAGATTTTTTTCCTTTTGAAATGATTTAACTGCAGATGCTGTCCCTTCTCCGAAATCTCCATCTATTGCTCCCTGATAATACCCTAACGCCTTAAGTCTTTTCTGAATCTCCTTTACCTCTTTCCCTTTTGAACCAGGTTTGTAAACTGCCATTGTTTTAACCTCCTTGAATTTCATTAAAATTAACCTTATCCTATAATGCCCACGATAATCCCTCCCTGTCCAATGCTAACAAGAGGGCAGTTTTGTGGTGTCCTTAAATGCCTCTACTACCCCTCTACTCCGGCACATAAACCACTCTCCCATCCTTTAACTGATAGGCGGTTCCCAGCCTGATGCCTTCCCCGGTTAATTTCTTATCTGTTACCTTCTTAGCCTTAATTTCCTTGCCTTTTTTGGTGATAATTTCCACCCTGCCATCCGCGGTCTTTTTGGTAATAGTTATTTCTGACTTTGGGTCAAGTAAATCCAGCATATTATAAGCCATAAACAGGGCAATCATCATACTGACGATAAAGACCACGCTGGCATCAAATAGGTTTGCTACCCCAGAAATAGGGTCTTCGAGTGGCTCTTCGTATTTCTCAAATCGTTTGTGTCTCTTCAAAAATCTCATTGTTCCTCCTGAAAAATAGGAAGTAGAAAGTAGAGAGTAGAAAGTAAAGAAGACATCATTCCTCACGCCTATCTCCTACCACTATTTGTAAGCGTTCAGCCATCAGGTATCAGCAATCAGTTAACATCCAGGAAATCAGGATAGTAACAAATCCTACAATTTTGCGTAAAGGGTGTCTATGTGTCTGGTAGTCTATGTAACCCAGACACTTAGACACCCAGATACCAGACTACCTGAGCGGTTACCACTATTTTCATCCTCATTCCTCTATCTTCTATTTTGTATCCGCGAATATCCGCATTATCAGCGTCATCAGCGTGCTATTATTTTTCATCGTCTTATTTACTTTTAGATATTAAACAATCTGCCTGCATTTGAAGTAGTAATATCGGCTATTTTCTGGATATTCATCCCTAAAATCTGACTAATCTTTGCGGCAGTATGTTTCAGATATACTGGTTCATTTCTTTTACCGCGATAAGGCACTGGCGTGAGATAAGGGCAATCTGTT contains these protein-coding regions:
- a CDS encoding peptidoglycan-binding protein, giving the protein MAVYKPGSKGKEVKEIQKRLKALGYYQGAIDGDFGEGTASAVKSFQKEKNLTIDGIVGPTTWKILFAPSPDYKLNINRTVLLESKDYCANEIAKDLIVLHHTVGGTALSTINYWRSDRGRIATAYVVERDGVVYEVFAPKYWAFHLGLKGSGGAVDKRSIGIEIASEGGLIQREGKLYCFGKVSERTLFTQPYYDNGVPWRGYRFFDAYSDAQISSVIGLINGLCEQFKIPRQTPANHFDADDSYRQFSGILGHHHLRRDKSDLHPGFPWQKVVNECRLKLV
- a CDS encoding DUF2149 domain-containing protein; the encoded protein is MRFLKRHKRFEKYEEPLEDPISGVANLFDASVVFIVSMMIALFMAYNMLDLLDPKSEITITKKTADGRVEIITKKGKEIKAKKVTDKKLTGEGIRLGTAYQLKDGRVVYVPE